A single candidate division KSB1 bacterium DNA region contains:
- a CDS encoding SDR family oxidoreductase, protein MKILITGASGFLGGYLAQAAQGRGELFGTYWEHPVAMPGVELHRLDLTNLVAVAQLVRKIRPQIIIHSAALANLDICEAQKDLAWRTNVDAARMLAAVARELKCRLIHISTDMVFDGKKGNYREDDALAPISYYGYSKRAAEEAVLRAYAGALVVRVALLYGFPRAGGNSFSAEIFYRLRAGQKVKVFADQFRTPIWAGNAAQAILELAKLDRAGVLHLAGSERLSRADFARELARQIGADSSLLDVVSMHEVNWMVPRPQDVSLDAGLARQILKTPLLNCREGIKEMLAMAPQINN, encoded by the coding sequence ATGAAAATCCTCATCACCGGCGCCAGCGGTTTTCTCGGCGGCTATTTGGCCCAAGCGGCGCAGGGCAGGGGCGAGCTATTCGGAACGTATTGGGAGCATCCGGTGGCAATGCCGGGCGTCGAGCTGCATCGCCTGGATTTGACCAACCTCGTTGCGGTGGCGCAATTGGTGCGGAAAATCCGGCCGCAGATCATCATTCATTCCGCGGCGTTGGCGAATCTCGACATTTGTGAAGCGCAAAAAGATTTGGCCTGGCGCACGAATGTCGATGCGGCGCGGATGCTCGCGGCGGTGGCGCGCGAGTTGAAGTGCCGGCTGATCCATATTTCGACCGACATGGTTTTTGATGGGAAAAAAGGCAATTACCGCGAGGACGACGCGCTGGCGCCGATCAGTTATTACGGCTACAGCAAACGCGCCGCCGAAGAGGCGGTGCTACGGGCCTATGCCGGCGCGCTGGTCGTGCGCGTCGCGTTGCTGTACGGTTTTCCGCGCGCCGGTGGAAACAGTTTCTCGGCGGAAATTTTTTATCGCTTGCGCGCCGGGCAAAAAGTCAAGGTTTTTGCCGACCAGTTTCGCACGCCGATCTGGGCCGGCAATGCCGCACAAGCTATTTTGGAATTGGCAAAACTCGATCGCGCCGGTGTTTTGCACCTCGCCGGCAGCGAGCGCCTCAGCCGGGCGGATTTTGCCCGCGAGCTGGCGCGGCAGATCGGCGCCGACTCGAGTTTGCTCGACGTGGTTTCGATGCACGAGGTCAACTGGATGGTGCCGCGCCCGCAGGATGTTTCGCTTGATGCCGGCTTGGCGCGGCAAATTTTAAAAACTCCGCTGCTCAATTGCCGCGAGGGAATCAAAGAAATGCTGGCGATGGCGCCGCAAATCAATAACTGA
- a CDS encoding M28 family peptidase gives MLKRILIFSLAALLSSCEPPARFSINRASSPDLAASDVQYHVNYLASDSLEGRLSGTPGNEKAAGYIAAEFARYGLQPLGEKNSYEQRFDFVGGVNLGPNNRLTLQHADRDTTLALNADFIPAGFSASDSVNAEIVFAGYGISAEKLAYNDYADLDVSGKIVMALRYSPASNNPHASFAEYEPIRYKALRARQQGAKALLIVTNADSAAEPLPKLRFDRSATDAGLPVAYITAAAANRMLAAAGKSIEHLQTQINKTQKPNSFVIPETRAVLITELNQERRTTANVIGKLPGSDPQLKEQAVIIGAHYDHLGRSSEGALDPEKEGEIHNGADDNASGTAGVLELAQYFAAQEKRPRRSLIFMAFSGEELGLLGSAHYVNHPAFPLEQTIAMINMDMIGRMKDSALVVQGVGTAPQWQPLIERLHQPPQFKLSLKKEGPGPSDHSSFYQKNIPVLFFFTNQHEDYHRVTDDAEKINSEDEARILRFIASLVTELANQDSSLHFTKAESSQPAVRGFRVSVGTVPDYAAEVEGMKLSGVRQGSPAEKAGLQSGDIIIKFGKFEIKNVYDYTYALGEFSPGQKVPVVVKRGQQTLTLTVTLERSQRP, from the coding sequence ATGTTGAAACGAATTTTAATTTTCAGCCTGGCAGCGTTATTGTCAAGCTGCGAACCCCCTGCGCGTTTTTCAATCAATCGTGCCAGCTCGCCGGATTTGGCCGCAAGCGATGTGCAATATCATGTGAATTATTTGGCTTCAGATTCGCTCGAAGGCCGGCTCTCCGGCACACCAGGAAATGAGAAAGCTGCTGGTTATATTGCCGCCGAATTTGCGCGCTACGGCTTGCAGCCGCTCGGCGAAAAAAACAGTTACGAGCAAAGATTCGATTTTGTCGGCGGCGTGAATCTCGGCCCCAACAATCGCCTGACGTTGCAGCACGCCGACCGCGATACGACGCTGGCGCTCAACGCCGATTTTATTCCAGCCGGGTTCTCGGCTTCCGACAGCGTAAACGCTGAAATCGTTTTCGCCGGCTACGGCATCAGCGCGGAAAAGCTCGCTTACAACGATTACGCCGATCTCGACGTGAGCGGAAAAATCGTGATGGCCTTGCGCTATTCTCCGGCTTCCAACAATCCGCACGCCAGTTTTGCGGAATACGAGCCGATCCGCTACAAAGCATTGCGAGCTCGCCAACAGGGCGCCAAAGCCTTGCTCATTGTCACGAATGCGGATTCGGCTGCCGAGCCTTTGCCGAAATTGCGTTTCGACCGTTCGGCGACGGATGCCGGCCTGCCCGTTGCCTACATCACGGCGGCAGCGGCGAATCGGATGCTGGCGGCCGCCGGAAAATCCATCGAGCACTTGCAAACGCAAATTAACAAAACACAAAAACCAAATTCATTTGTCATACCTGAAACTCGCGCTGTTTTGATAACCGAACTCAATCAAGAGCGGCGCACGACGGCCAACGTGATCGGCAAATTGCCGGGCAGCGATCCGCAACTCAAAGAGCAAGCCGTGATCATCGGCGCGCATTACGATCATCTCGGCCGCAGCAGTGAAGGCGCGCTCGATCCGGAAAAAGAAGGCGAAATTCACAATGGCGCTGACGACAATGCCTCGGGAACCGCCGGGGTGCTGGAATTGGCGCAGTATTTTGCCGCACAGGAGAAACGCCCGCGCCGCTCGCTCATTTTCATGGCGTTCAGCGGCGAAGAGCTGGGCTTGCTCGGCTCGGCGCATTACGTCAATCATCCGGCGTTTCCTCTGGAGCAGACCATTGCGATGATCAACATGGATATGATCGGGCGCATGAAAGACAGCGCGCTGGTCGTGCAGGGTGTCGGCACCGCGCCGCAGTGGCAGCCGCTCATCGAACGTTTGCACCAGCCACCGCAATTCAAACTCAGTTTGAAAAAGGAAGGCCCCGGGCCCAGCGATCATTCGAGTTTCTACCAAAAAAATATTCCGGTGCTGTTCTTTTTTACCAATCAGCACGAAGATTATCATCGCGTAACAGATGACGCCGAGAAAATCAATTCTGAAGATGAGGCACGGATTTTGCGTTTTATTGCCAGCTTGGTGACGGAACTTGCCAATCAGGACTCGTCGCTGCACTTTACCAAAGCGGAAAGCTCGCAGCCGGCGGTTCGCGGTTTTCGCGTCTCGGTTGGCACAGTGCCGGATTACGCCGCCGAAGTCGAAGGCATGAAATTGAGCGGCGTGCGTCAGGGCAGCCCGGCGGAAAAAGCCGGTTTGCAAAGCGGTGATATCATCATAAAGTTTGGAAAATTCGAGATCAAAAACGTTTATGATTACACCTACGCGCTGGGTGAGTTCTCACCCGGCCAAAAAGTTCCTGTCGTTGTGAAACGGGGCCAGCAAACCCTCACGCTCACGGTCACGCTCGAACGCAGCCAGCGGCCGTAG
- a CDS encoding AgmX/PglI C-terminal domain-containing protein, whose product MEHWSDTEQLQKATSSKNDVTPAELVEPATESAPSDVSGAGYEMNAVIEDADHEDVSLPPPHYPPLHEFPKEFKKNYLESLDRRYFAILILTLILEPLIIWYMLRTHPLTLSERAVTNLQNRFAQLFLSEFKEEAPATAPLSHELVRRAAESIPRILEGVDAGSPVPTAAVPRFRTGRAKPEAGSLSSENREAVRRLNTISRQLRTKALSEEVERIGLLGVITSGSGVISQAPVTDILAHADSTMGDLASALAQVNELRIPRAGVDYYGTSVGRSLGAERRRGFGNDQLVDQVHIAPKELRGKRATSSGVVPEDIVTGLSAAPQKTIERNQKFERIASAPNLLLSTDGAATEGSGLPGIARLRARPANVQATRDRDRIRDIVLSHNPAIQDCYRHQLKGNAALKGKVTVRFTIDPMGRVVNAEIVHSEMTSDGVPVALAQMEECILNKIRKWRDFGQVDETQGDVTFRQTYNFGY is encoded by the coding sequence GTGGAGCACTGGAGTGATACGGAACAACTGCAAAAGGCAACGTCTTCCAAGAATGATGTCACGCCGGCCGAGCTGGTTGAGCCGGCAACAGAATCTGCGCCAAGCGACGTTTCCGGCGCGGGATATGAAATGAACGCTGTGATCGAAGATGCCGATCATGAAGACGTTTCTTTGCCGCCACCTCACTATCCGCCGCTGCATGAATTTCCCAAGGAGTTCAAGAAAAATTATCTCGAGTCGCTGGATCGGCGTTATTTCGCCATTTTGATCTTGACGTTGATTCTCGAACCGCTCATCATTTGGTACATGTTGCGAACGCATCCGTTGACGTTGTCCGAGCGGGCCGTAACGAATTTGCAAAATCGCTTTGCCCAGCTTTTTCTTTCGGAATTCAAAGAGGAGGCGCCTGCCACGGCGCCGTTGTCTCACGAGCTGGTGAGGCGCGCGGCGGAATCGATCCCGCGAATTTTGGAAGGCGTCGACGCGGGATCACCGGTGCCAACGGCTGCGGTGCCACGCTTTCGCACAGGTCGAGCAAAACCTGAAGCCGGTTCGTTGTCGAGCGAGAACCGCGAAGCCGTGCGGCGGCTGAACACGATCTCCCGTCAACTTCGCACCAAAGCGCTGTCGGAAGAAGTCGAGCGCATCGGCTTGCTCGGCGTCATTACTTCCGGCAGCGGCGTGATCTCGCAGGCGCCGGTGACGGATATTCTGGCGCATGCTGATAGCACCATGGGCGATCTTGCCAGCGCCCTGGCGCAAGTGAACGAGCTGCGCATTCCGCGGGCGGGCGTGGATTATTATGGCACCAGCGTCGGCCGCAGTCTCGGCGCCGAACGCCGTCGCGGCTTTGGCAATGATCAGTTGGTCGACCAAGTTCATATCGCCCCGAAAGAGCTCCGCGGCAAGCGCGCCACTTCATCCGGCGTCGTGCCGGAAGATATTGTGACCGGGCTTTCCGCCGCTCCGCAAAAAACGATCGAGCGCAACCAGAAATTCGAGCGCATCGCATCGGCGCCGAACTTGCTTCTCTCCACCGATGGGGCCGCCACAGAGGGTTCCGGCTTGCCAGGCATTGCCCGTTTACGGGCGCGTCCGGCAAATGTCCAGGCAACACGTGACCGCGATCGCATTCGCGACATTGTTTTGTCACACAATCCGGCGATTCAAGATTGCTATCGCCATCAGCTTAAAGGCAACGCCGCGCTGAAGGGTAAAGTCACGGTGCGGTTTACAATTGATCCCATGGGGCGGGTGGTGAATGCTGAAATCGTCCATTCCGAAATGACCAGCGACGGCGTTCCTGTCGCGCTGGCGCAAATGGAGGAATGCATCTTGAACAAAATCCGCAAATGGCGCGATTTCGGACAAGTGGATGAAACACAGGGCGACGTGACGTTCCGTCAAACTTACAACTTTGGCTATTAA
- a CDS encoding LutB/LldF family L-lactate oxidation iron-sulfur protein encodes MSEYSSFLSRAEAKASDEAHRLKIARAISTYEAAVAATKAGQFLDWQAARERAAAIKDYALENLAVLLEQFEANFTAHGGKVFWAATANDATNYVLQLAQQRGAKKIVKSKSMTAEEINLNEKLEHAGIGVCESDLGELIVQLAEEKPYHIVTPAMHKTKAEISRIFQEKLGAPPSESAEELTMIARRHLRRDYVTADLGLTGANFIIADVGAISMTENEGNGRLTMSCPPVHVVIAGLEKVIPRLTDLSLFLPLLATSGTGQEITCYNSLVFGPRRQDENDGPEEMHVILLDNGRSQLYHRPNFRQALRCIRCGACLNACPVFRVIGGHAYNATYQGPIGAVITPHYNGLPQYQHLAFASSLCGACSDVCPVRIDLHHLILENRMEAIRRTRQNLFWRIAMKMYVWLMRSRWRLNFGRSLARLANPLLILFGKNTLPRLADKTFSELWEEKI; translated from the coding sequence ATGTCCGAGTATTCATCTTTTCTATCCCGCGCCGAGGCGAAAGCGAGCGACGAAGCCCATCGCCTGAAAATCGCCAGAGCGATTTCGACCTACGAGGCGGCGGTGGCAGCGACGAAAGCCGGTCAATTCCTCGACTGGCAGGCGGCGCGCGAGCGGGCGGCGGCCATAAAAGATTATGCCTTGGAAAATCTCGCTGTTTTGCTGGAACAGTTTGAAGCGAATTTTACCGCCCACGGCGGCAAAGTTTTTTGGGCGGCAACCGCGAACGACGCGACGAATTACGTGTTGCAATTGGCGCAACAGCGCGGCGCGAAAAAAATCGTCAAATCCAAATCCATGACCGCCGAGGAAATCAACCTCAATGAAAAACTCGAACACGCCGGCATCGGGGTTTGCGAAAGCGATCTCGGTGAATTGATCGTTCAACTCGCCGAAGAAAAGCCCTATCACATCGTCACCCCGGCGATGCACAAAACCAAAGCCGAAATCAGCCGAATTTTTCAGGAAAAACTCGGGGCGCCGCCGTCGGAGAGCGCGGAAGAATTGACCATGATCGCGCGCCGCCATTTGCGGCGAGATTACGTCACCGCCGATCTCGGCCTCACCGGCGCGAATTTCATCATCGCGGACGTTGGCGCGATTTCCATGACAGAAAATGAAGGCAATGGCCGCTTGACCATGTCCTGCCCGCCGGTTCACGTCGTCATCGCCGGTCTTGAGAAGGTTATTCCGCGACTAACCGACCTCAGTTTGTTTCTGCCGCTACTCGCCACCAGCGGCACCGGCCAGGAAATCACCTGCTATAACTCCCTCGTTTTTGGCCCGCGGCGGCAGGATGAAAATGACGGCCCGGAAGAAATGCACGTGATTCTGCTCGACAATGGCCGCTCGCAGCTTTATCATCGTCCGAATTTTCGCCAAGCCCTGCGCTGCATTCGCTGCGGCGCCTGCTTGAACGCCTGCCCGGTGTTTCGCGTCATCGGCGGCCATGCGTACAACGCCACCTATCAGGGCCCGATTGGCGCCGTGATTACACCGCATTATAACGGCCTGCCGCAATATCAGCATCTGGCTTTTGCCTCGTCGTTGTGCGGCGCGTGCAGCGACGTTTGCCCGGTGCGGATCGATTTGCATCATTTGATTTTGGAAAATCGTATGGAAGCGATCCGGCGAACACGCCAAAATTTATTTTGGCGCATCGCCATGAAAATGTATGTCTGGCTCATGCGCTCGCGCTGGCGCTTGAATTTTGGGCGAAGTCTGGCGCGGCTGGCGAATCCGCTTTTAATTTTATTCGGTAAAAATACTCTGCCGAGGCTGGCCGATAAAACTTTTTCCGAGTTATGGGAGGAAAAGATCTGA
- a CDS encoding LUD domain-containing protein: protein MGGKDLNNTREQILKNLRQSPLQTSQKPMLPAHRDAWIYRSFEAARQNPLQAFAQKIATLKGEFYHVQDELAAAKTLREILSSVVSPASNSVAVARHRHVLLDRIFAADSWLWENVQIIDDQKISSADFANFTAGVTAVDFLVARTGSVVLSTATAGGRRLSVLPPFHVAIATTEQVVVSLDEALQLYYKRDEPNRSSYATIITGPSRTSDIEKILVLGAHGPKRLAVLVVG, encoded by the coding sequence ATGGGAGGAAAAGATCTGAACAACACACGCGAACAGATTCTGAAAAACTTGCGACAAAGCCCGCTTCAGACTTCGCAAAAACCGATGCTGCCGGCTCATCGGGATGCTTGGATTTACCGAAGCTTTGAAGCCGCCCGCCAAAATCCGCTGCAAGCTTTTGCGCAAAAAATCGCCACGCTCAAAGGCGAGTTTTATCACGTCCAAGACGAGCTGGCAGCGGCAAAAACTTTGCGGGAAATTTTGAGCAGCGTTGTTTCGCCAGCCTCCAATTCCGTCGCAGTTGCGCGTCATCGGCATGTTTTGCTGGACCGCATTTTCGCCGCGGATTCGTGGCTTTGGGAAAATGTTCAGATCATCGACGATCAAAAAATTTCCTCGGCGGATTTTGCCAATTTCACCGCTGGCGTCACCGCCGTTGATTTTTTGGTGGCGCGCACTGGCAGCGTGGTGTTGAGCACGGCGACGGCGGGCGGACGCCGGCTCTCGGTGCTGCCGCCTTTTCACGTCGCCATTGCCACGACGGAACAAGTCGTGGTCTCACTCGATGAAGCTCTTCAGCTTTATTACAAACGCGACGAACCAAACCGCTCGAGCTATGCCACGATCATCACCGGCCCGAGCCGGACGTCGGATATCGAAAAAATTCTCGTGCTCGGCGCGCATGGCCCGAAACGGCTGGCGGTGCTGGTGGTAGGTTAA
- a CDS encoding ABC transporter substrate-binding protein, which produces MKKIVITGLTSAIFLFACSTLEDVERPGPKRLIYGIPEDPESLDPAATTDLIYPQIVFNIFETLIRVDSSGKGFLPLLARDWETSQDGLRWKFLLRPGVVFHDRSPLDAKAVKASFERQFKQDNDFFHPDTTNEHGGTVWKMIREIRVIDNLTVEFVLEHPYSAFLYNIASPIAAAIVSVTALENYGRAFGSHPVGTGPWKFKRWEHDRHIVLHRFKRYWGDLPEVEEITYRVVPLLENRIAALRAGRLDVISGLSAAEANRLQHDRSVYVCTQKILATLFVGLNCQRQPLTNLEWRRAVAASLDIPRLVAALSKGFAEPAGNPLPPGILYRDSTLHQTKYEPQFAARFFANTATAADSEIVLSYYIQTDSLRDHPIYPTLRIAFEKAGLVIKLDRHQDWKRYAEQVLNQGTSHLFFDGWQSCTYHPDSFLYPLFHSASPHNFFKYKNAEVDQLLELGRQTLDETKQRGIYQKLQTIILRDVPAVFFSYPKAVYAVRKRVKHFTADAFAIPQFRAVKLE; this is translated from the coding sequence ATGAAAAAAATTGTGATCACTGGCTTGACAAGCGCAATTTTTCTTTTCGCCTGTTCGACGCTGGAAGATGTTGAACGCCCTGGTCCCAAGCGCTTGATCTACGGAATTCCCGAAGATCCTGAGTCGCTCGATCCGGCGGCGACAACCGATCTCATTTATCCTCAAATCGTTTTCAATATTTTTGAAACGTTGATTCGCGTCGACTCCTCGGGCAAGGGTTTCCTTCCCCTGTTGGCGAGGGATTGGGAAACAAGCCAGGATGGATTACGCTGGAAGTTTTTGCTTCGCCCCGGCGTGGTTTTTCATGACCGCAGTCCGTTGGATGCGAAAGCGGTGAAGGCCTCGTTTGAGCGCCAGTTCAAGCAGGACAATGATTTTTTTCACCCGGATACCACGAACGAACATGGCGGCACCGTGTGGAAAATGATTCGTGAAATTCGCGTGATCGATAATCTCACCGTTGAATTCGTTTTAGAGCATCCCTATTCCGCCTTTTTGTACAACATCGCTTCGCCCATCGCGGCCGCCATTGTGAGCGTCACGGCTTTGGAAAATTATGGCCGCGCCTTCGGCAGTCATCCGGTCGGAACCGGGCCGTGGAAATTCAAGCGCTGGGAACATGACCGCCATATTGTTTTGCATCGATTCAAACGTTACTGGGGCGATTTGCCCGAGGTGGAAGAAATCACGTACCGTGTGGTGCCGCTTTTGGAAAATCGCATAGCCGCGCTGCGTGCCGGCCGTTTGGATGTCATTTCCGGCTTGAGTGCAGCGGAGGCGAATCGGCTTCAGCATGATCGCAGCGTTTATGTCTGCACCCAAAAAATTTTAGCCACACTCTTCGTGGGATTGAACTGCCAGCGTCAGCCTTTGACGAATTTGGAATGGCGACGAGCCGTCGCCGCCAGCTTGGATATTCCCAGGTTGGTGGCTGCCCTCAGCAAGGGTTTTGCAGAGCCGGCAGGCAATCCACTGCCGCCCGGGATTTTATATCGCGATAGCACGCTGCATCAAACCAAATACGAACCGCAATTTGCCGCGCGATTTTTTGCGAATACTGCCACCGCTGCCGATAGTGAAATCGTGCTGAGCTATTATATTCAGACAGACAGCTTGCGCGATCATCCTATCTATCCGACACTCCGAATCGCGTTTGAAAAAGCCGGCTTGGTCATCAAGTTGGATCGGCATCAAGATTGGAAAAGATATGCCGAACAGGTTTTAAATCAAGGCACCAGCCATCTTTTCTTCGATGGCTGGCAGAGCTGTACATATCATCCTGATAGTTTTCTCTATCCGCTTTTTCACTCAGCATCACCGCATAATTTTTTCAAATATAAAAACGCCGAAGTGGATCAGTTGCTCGAGCTGGGCCGGCAAACGCTGGACGAAACGAAGCAGCGCGGGATCTACCAAAAATTGCAAACGATTATTTTACGCGATGTACCGGCGGTTTTCTTTAGTTATCCCAAAGCCGTTTACGCGGTTCGCAAACGCGTGAAACATTTTACCGCCGACGCGTTTGCCATACCGCAGTTCCGCGCGGTGAAACTGGAATGA
- a CDS encoding ATP-binding protein, translating to MNEDGMLYIQTRLVRGPRHAASELNETKSMTLPKPVSPASRWRRILNFFRNRTRLEHSATAAAVSAEMEFSLPAEMGRDGWPKKLHMPPLPPEKEAIVVIFADNGHGIPDDVMDQLFLPFFTTKEKGTGLGLALSHKVIQEHRGTIHVQSRVGKGTIFIIVLPL from the coding sequence ATGAACGAGGACGGCATGCTTTATATTCAAACGCGTCTGGTTCGCGGCCCGCGCCACGCAGCCTCCGAGTTGAACGAGACAAAATCAATGACGCTGCCGAAACCGGTATCACCGGCTTCCCGCTGGCGAAGAATTTTGAATTTTTTCCGAAATCGCACCCGGCTTGAGCACAGCGCGACGGCTGCGGCGGTGAGCGCGGAGATGGAGTTTTCTCTGCCGGCGGAGATGGGCCGCGACGGCTGGCCGAAAAAATTACACATGCCGCCGCTGCCGCCGGAAAAAGAAGCCATCGTGGTGATCTTTGCCGACAATGGGCACGGCATTCCGGACGACGTGATGGATCAGCTCTTTCTGCCATTTTTTACCACCAAAGAAAAAGGAACCGGGCTGGGTTTGGCGCTGTCGCACAAAGTGATTCAAGAACACCGCGGCACGATTCACGTGCAAAGCCGGGTGGGAAAAGGAACGATTTTTATCATCGTGTTGCCATTATGA
- a CDS encoding sigma-54 dependent transcriptional regulator yields the protein MKATLLIVDDEPGMRENFSAVLGAEYQIELAASVKEALEKLASSEIDLVLLDLHLHGRKARDRSGFEILKSIRRERAWPVGVIMFTVENDLATAVEAMQLGANDYLLKTCSDDELKAVVREVIDHARMQRAQLASEQDWEDHTSELIGESPAIVQILQEVDRLANHDGPVLIIGESGTGKELVARRLHERSWRWEQKLPYVTINCAAIPEPLAESELFGHEPGAFTGAGKKRRLGKLEIADRGTIFLDEIDSMPLALQAKLLRALDVKTFESIGGDRKIRLRARLVAAVKSDLSEAIKEKTFREDLYYRLQGAVLTLPPLRERRQDIPRLVQYFLRKLNRHYGRRIEKVTDEAMEILQRYDWPGNVRQLYQEMEQMVELAEEGTVCLTADMLSAKVRQESVGRPNQLFFEPPESMTLPEAMDLLKSQMIDAALEKAKGNITQAAKILGISRRGLQKMLKP from the coding sequence ATGAAAGCGACTCTTCTCATCGTTGACGACGAGCCGGGCATGCGCGAGAATTTCAGCGCCGTTCTCGGCGCGGAGTATCAAATCGAGCTGGCGGCCAGCGTGAAAGAGGCGCTGGAAAAATTGGCCAGCAGCGAGATCGATTTGGTGCTGCTCGATTTGCATTTGCACGGGCGCAAGGCCCGCGATCGCTCGGGTTTTGAGATTTTAAAATCGATTCGCCGTGAACGCGCCTGGCCGGTCGGCGTGATCATGTTCACGGTAGAAAATGATTTGGCCACGGCGGTCGAGGCGATGCAGCTCGGCGCCAATGACTATCTGTTGAAAACATGCAGCGACGACGAGTTGAAAGCCGTGGTGAGGGAAGTCATCGACCACGCGCGCATGCAACGCGCCCAACTGGCGTCGGAGCAGGACTGGGAAGATCACACGAGCGAGCTCATCGGCGAGTCGCCGGCGATCGTGCAGATACTTCAAGAGGTTGACCGCCTTGCCAATCATGACGGCCCGGTGCTGATTATCGGCGAATCCGGAACCGGCAAGGAACTGGTGGCGCGGCGGCTGCACGAGCGCAGTTGGCGTTGGGAGCAGAAATTGCCTTACGTAACGATCAATTGCGCGGCGATTCCCGAACCGCTGGCTGAAAGCGAATTGTTCGGCCATGAACCCGGCGCCTTCACCGGCGCCGGCAAAAAGCGCCGTCTTGGAAAATTGGAGATCGCCGACCGGGGCACAATTTTTCTGGACGAGATCGACAGCATGCCGCTGGCGCTGCAAGCCAAGCTTTTGCGCGCCCTCGATGTGAAAACTTTTGAATCAATTGGCGGCGATCGCAAAATCCGGCTGCGCGCCCGTCTCGTCGCCGCGGTTAAAAGCGATTTGAGCGAGGCGATCAAGGAAAAAACATTTCGCGAGGATTTGTATTATCGCCTGCAGGGCGCGGTTTTGACGCTGCCGCCGCTGCGTGAGCGTCGCCAAGATATTCCGCGCCTTGTGCAATATTTTCTCCGAAAATTAAACCGGCATTATGGCCGCCGGATTGAGAAAGTGACTGACGAGGCGATGGAGATTTTGCAACGTTATGACTGGCCGGGCAATGTCCGCCAGCTTTATCAGGAAATGGAACAAATGGTGGAATTGGCCGAGGAAGGAACCGTCTGCCTAACTGCCGACATGCTTTCCGCGAAGGTGCGGCAAGAGAGCGTCGGGCGACCGAACCAACTTTTTTTTGAGCCTCCGGAATCCATGACCTTGCCCGAGGCGATGGACTTGTTAAAAAGCCAAATGATCGACGCCGCGCTTGAAAAAGCGAAGGGCAACATCACGCAGGCGGCAAAAATTCTCGGGATTTCGCGCCGCGGCTTGCAGAAAATGCTAAAACCGTGA